GTTCGGCTGCGACGGTGGCGGGCTCCTCCACCACAGGGGTGTGGCCCGCGCCGGGCAGCACGACGAGTCTGCTCCCGGGGACGCGGTCGGCCACCGCCCGCAGGTCGGAAGGGCGTTTGGCATGGTCCTGCCCGCCCGCGAGCAGCAACAGCGGAACCCGGATCCGGGCGAGCTCGCCGACGACCCCGGGCCGCCGGGAGACCTCGCGCAGGGCATCGGCGACGGTGGAGTCGAGACCGGCGAAGCGATGCTCCCAGTGACCACGTGCCGCCGCCCTCGCCGGATCGGCGAGGAACTCGTCGCCGAACATGGTGTAGGTCAGCTCGGCCACGCTCGACGCGGCACCGTGGTCACGGAGCCGCCGTTCCAGCGCGGCGAAGACCTCGGGCCGTCGTTCCGCCTCGGCGGTGCAGCCCAGCAGGGCGCAGGTCTCGACGAGGTCGGGCCGCCGCGCGGCGATCCGCAGGGCGACATAGCCGCCCAGGGAGCTGCCGACGAGGTCGACCCGTCCGCCGCCGACGGCCTCGATCAGTGCGACCGTGTCGGAGCAGAGTCGGTCCATCTCCGGCGGCAGCAGGGTCGGTCGGCTCCGCCCCTGTCCTCGGAGATCCGGGCACAGGAAGCGGGTGTTCGTGCCGAGCGCCGTGCGGAGCGGGTCGAACATCGAACCGTCGAAGAACAGCGAGTGCAGAAGGACGGCCGTGCGCTCCGGAACGGGGCCGTCCGCCTGCGAGTCGTCTCGATAGAACAGGGTGGCTCCTGGCACCTCGATCGTGGGCATCACACCTCCTGCGGCTCCGGTCTCCACTCGGCACGTCACCGTCATCGTGGGCTCGTCGGGTGTTCCGCCGCGCCGACCAGCCGTGCCCTCGCCGCGGGGCCGTCGCTGCGCACCGCGATCACCGCGGCCAGCACCGCCGCGGCAAGCAGCACGAAACCGAGGACGTAGAAGCCGCCGCCGGGGCCCTCGTCGGGGGCGGACACCGCGCCGACGAGGATCGGTCCGACGATGCCGCCGAAGTTCCCGCACAGGTTGATCAGCCCGATCGAGGCGCCGGCCTGGTTGCGCGGCACCTTGCTGAGCGCCCAGGTCCACCAGGCGCCGAGCGCGCCGTAGATCCCGACCGCGGTGAGGATCAGCAGTGCCATGTTCGTCCACACCGTGTCCCCGACGACGTACTGGACGAGCAGGGCCACCCCGCCGATGGTCATCGCACCGGCCACGAACCAGCCCCGCGAGTGGCTGGACCTGTCGGAGGCGCGGGAGAGCAGGTACAGCGCGAGGGCGGCGACCGCGTAGGGCAGAGCGGTGAGCCAGCCGACCGCGTCGATGCCCGCGGCGGAGAACTGCGAGATCACCGAGGGAAGCCAGAGCCCGAAGGCGTACATCCCGGTGATCCACAGGAAGTAGGTGAGGCACAGCGCCCACAGCACCGGCCTGCGCAGACTCGTCAGGAAGGTGCTCTCGGAGGTGGTCTCCTCGTCGCGCTCGCGCAGGATCAGCTCGCGTTCTCGCGGGTCGAGCCTGCGGTCGTCGGCCGGGTCGTCGGCGACGAGCACCCAGAAGGCCAGTGCCAGGAAGAACGCGGGCAGTCCCTGGAGGACGAACATCGTGCGGTAGTCCCAGACGTGGATCATCCAGCCCGCCAACGGCGCCATCAGAGCCGAGGAGACCGGCAGCGCGTACTGGGTGAAGCTCACGGCCCGGCCGCGCTCGATGCTGGGGAACCAGCGCAGGAACATCACCGCGAAGGAC
This genomic stretch from Actinoalloteichus hoggarensis harbors:
- a CDS encoding MFS transporter, producing the protein MAESPAMTGAASSAPVPKARWTRVGLLLFLIYLICYADRSNISVAVPDMVEQLRLSSTVAGVLLSAFFWGYVITQIPGGWAANRFSPKKVIVGSLVVVGITACATGLTSDYTSLLAIRFTMGLAEGTVFPSFAVMFLRWFPSIERGRAVSFTQYALPVSSALMAPLAGWMIHVWDYRTMFVLQGLPAFFLALAFWVLVADDPADDRRLDPRERELILRERDEETTSESTFLTSLRRPVLWALCLTYFLWITGMYAFGLWLPSVISQFSAAGIDAVGWLTALPYAVAALALYLLSRASDRSSHSRGWFVAGAMTIGGVALLVQYVVGDTVWTNMALLILTAVGIYGALGAWWTWALSKVPRNQAGASIGLINLCGNFGGIVGPILVGAVSAPDEGPGGGFYVLGFVLLAAAVLAAVIAVRSDGPAARARLVGAAEHPTSPR
- a CDS encoding alpha/beta fold hydrolase — encoded protein: MPTIEVPGATLFYRDDSQADGPVPERTAVLLHSLFFDGSMFDPLRTALGTNTRFLCPDLRGQGRSRPTLLPPEMDRLCSDTVALIEAVGGGRVDLVGSSLGGYVALRIAARRPDLVETCALLGCTAEAERRPEVFAALERRLRDHGAASSVAELTYTMFGDEFLADPARAAARGHWEHRFAGLDSTVADALREVSRRPGVVGELARIRVPLLLLAGGQDHAKRPSDLRAVADRVPGSRLVVLPGAGHTPVVEEPATVAAELDRWWRRPVRPTADDGRRDAESAESETASTAAPPRRDSRPQDLLPPDLAAPPIRGSEARSVVSAARDQATTPTPPGPEQPPGVAPVSPADRALVGNRCTDCGRRFFPGRRLCFGCGGLALEEVLLPREGTLYSYTRVHVSSAPPPYTLGYVDLAEDVRVLARIEGPPDRLRSELPVRLCVTEDGDWSFAPIESGGDEHA